The following are from one region of the Rhipicephalus microplus isolate Deutch F79 chromosome 1, USDA_Rmic, whole genome shotgun sequence genome:
- the LOC142763550 gene encoding large ribosomal subunit protein mL65-like, protein MFSFYKMATKILTNRRILECARNSRFTSHYPKLLNPDIESEYVYTTEPKYPPILDTHHKATMRRAREEWRESIRTMPTVQQKLDKMTEKGLQFCYLAQPDTLYYNCLPAYQYATRTHLIESLPDVYEKIDVEDAYARLKPHLVDAIATELELLESGEKCREKPSESIKQEKIIASVLSVLLRGLAKDAPHLQTSQVDYRPRCDAFWKHGRYYPNERRRFRDRDTMTMNLQFMDTPDAQVRITKPLPVIVSMDDPLVRSQEVPDFPYHPSYMKFKWKKKYQTSLPGTWPLHECNFPLLTIRQRSQLIGHHDSPFKTAEEVQDAANAAAILSGFGWLNGVATQLGFTIYHDPTYPLVSHVVNTDGQHWTFAVYQLNTLRLHYDYYESNPLRNLCWSSGNLRLFEAYENGQLKGIDDSVFKLLLRFVLRQPEAPEGIELRPYLGVDTRPEEERQEQLRSWMMTYDCRFNLREAIKKEVPMWVKIYKWHKDAPPSPHINLK, encoded by the exons ATGTTTTCTTTTTACAAAATGGCGACCAAAATACTGACGAACCGCCGCATTTTAGAATGCGCCCGCAATTCACGCTTTACGAGTCACTATCCCAAGCTCCTTAACCCGGACATAGAATCGgaatacgtgtacaccacagaaCCCAAGTATCCGCCGATCTTAGATACCCACCACAAAGCCACCATGAGGCGCGCGCGAGAGGAATGGAGAGagagcatcaggacgatgcccaCTGTTCAACAGAAACTGGATAAGATGACCGAAAAGGGTCTGCAGTTCTGTTATTTGGCGCAGCCGGATACCCTGTACTACAACTGCCTCCCCGCATACCAGTACGCGACACGGACGCACCTGATCGAAAGTCTGCCGGACGTGTACGAGAAAATCGACGTCGAGGACGCGTACGCGCGACTCAAACCTCATCTCGTCGATGCTATCGCCACAGAGTTGGAGTTGCTCGAAAGCGGCGAGAAATGCAGGGAGAAACCTTCCGAGTCCATAAAACAGGAGAAAATCATCGCCAGTGTTCTGTCGGTGTTGTTGAGAGGCCTGGCCAAGGACGCGCCTCACCTTCAGACCTCGCAG GTGGATTACAGGCCACGTTGCGATGCCTTCTGGAAGCATGGCCGATACTACCCAAATGAAAGGAGACGATTCAGAGACAGGGACACCATGACCATGAATTTGCAGTTCATGGATACACCTGATGCTCAAGTCCGGATTACCAAACCTCTTCCTGTT ATAGTGAgcatggatgacccactcgtaCGTAGCCAAGAGGTTCCAGACTTTCCTTACCACCCTTCTTACATGAAGTTCAAGTGGAAAAAGAAGTATCAGACAAGTTTGCCTG GTACTTGGCCCCTCCACGAGTGCAACTTTCCTTTGCTGACCATACGGCAGCGCAGTCAGTTGATTGGTCACCACGATTCTCCATTCAAAACAGCTGAAGAGGTGCAAGATGCCGCAAATGCTGCAGCCATACTGTCAGGCTTTGGCTGGCTCAATGGAGTGGCAACACAGCTGG GGTTCACAATTTATCACGACCCAACCTATCCTCTGGTCAGCCATGTTGTCAATACAGATGGACAACACTGGACGTTTGCAGTCTACCAACTGAACACACTTCGTTTACATTATGACTATTATGAAAGCAACCCGCTTCGTAACCTGTGCTGGTCGTCCGGTAATCTACGTCTTTTCGAAGCGTACGAGAATGGACAactgaaaggcattgacgacagTGTGTTTAAGCTCCTGCTCCGGTTCGTGCTTCGCCAACCTGAAGCACCCGAAGGGATCGAGCTTCGTCCGTACCTAGGCGTGGACACTCGACCCGAAGAGGAGAGGCAAGAGCAACTGAGATCGTGGATGATGACCTATGACTGCCGCTTCAATCTGAGAGAGGCTATCAAGAAGGAAGTGCCGATGTGGGTCAAGATCTACAAGTGGCATAAAGATGCTCCGCCCTCGCCACACATTAATCTAAAGTAG